The following coding sequences are from one Methyloterricola oryzae window:
- a CDS encoding BatD family protein, with product MMHTFSRGWIQLLHDGWTWRAVALICLFALFGSAAQAASIRVAPDRNPVSLNESFNLVFTATEKPDDDPDFSPLEKDFKILSQGQSSQMSIDNGHFSRTTEWTLTLMPKQAGTFTLPPIAFGSDHSEQTVITVQAGSEETAAGSGSTAPGEVLLEVQAEPRNPYVQAQVRYTVRVLRRVNFNGAELSEPVVHDALVERLGEDRGYQAERGGQQYAVIERQYAIFPQKSGPLRIEPLTLEAQIPSGGRSRFNSFFGMGSRVARAQSKAVELNVRPIPAGFTGQHWLPAESLELTEAWSQTPPRTEAGEPITRTLALRAKGATVGVLPELAPNLERAIGDQAKLYPDQPAMNEEKRPDGIISSRQEKTALLPGRAGRIALPAIEIPWWNTRSDRMEVARLPEQTLTVTGAAGEPAPTAPPAAEPAPAEAFPAVSRKPDAANPAVPAAQLTADPWFWSTLVAAIGWLLTALFWLRARHSPASPAQDGEQAELPGLRAATRAAKEACGTGDPTRARDALLVWAAARWPKDAPSSLAALARHTGGELAQAIAELERALYSRSGSSWNGETLGKLIAEPQRGDAQTQKAPDLEPLYRS from the coding sequence ATGATGCACACCTTCTCCCGAGGTTGGATTCAACTCCTCCACGATGGATGGACCTGGCGCGCCGTCGCGCTGATCTGTCTGTTCGCGCTGTTCGGTTCGGCGGCCCAGGCGGCCAGTATCCGTGTGGCCCCGGACCGCAATCCGGTCTCCCTGAACGAGTCCTTCAATCTGGTGTTCACCGCCACGGAGAAGCCCGACGACGACCCGGATTTCTCGCCCCTGGAGAAGGACTTCAAGATTCTGAGCCAGGGGCAGAGCAGCCAGATGTCCATCGACAACGGGCATTTCAGCCGCACCACCGAGTGGACCTTGACCCTGATGCCCAAGCAGGCGGGCACGTTCACCCTTCCGCCCATCGCTTTCGGCAGCGACCACAGCGAGCAGACGGTCATCACCGTGCAAGCCGGATCAGAGGAAACCGCAGCCGGAAGCGGAAGCACGGCGCCGGGTGAAGTGCTGCTGGAGGTGCAGGCCGAGCCGCGCAACCCCTATGTGCAGGCCCAGGTGCGCTACACCGTGCGGGTGCTGCGCCGGGTCAATTTCAATGGCGCGGAACTGAGCGAGCCGGTGGTGCACGACGCCCTGGTGGAACGTCTGGGCGAGGACCGCGGCTACCAGGCCGAGCGCGGCGGTCAGCAATACGCCGTGATAGAGCGGCAGTACGCCATCTTCCCGCAGAAAAGCGGCCCGCTGCGCATCGAGCCCTTGACCCTGGAGGCGCAGATTCCATCGGGCGGACGCTCCCGCTTCAACAGTTTCTTCGGGATGGGATCGCGGGTGGCACGCGCCCAGTCCAAGGCCGTGGAACTGAACGTGCGGCCCATTCCCGCCGGGTTCACCGGGCAGCACTGGTTGCCGGCGGAATCGCTGGAACTGACGGAGGCCTGGTCTCAGACACCGCCGCGGACGGAGGCGGGCGAGCCCATCACCCGCACCCTGGCCTTGCGCGCCAAGGGCGCGACGGTAGGCGTCCTGCCCGAACTGGCCCCCAATCTGGAGCGCGCCATCGGCGACCAGGCCAAGCTCTATCCCGATCAGCCCGCCATGAACGAGGAAAAGCGTCCGGATGGGATCATCAGCAGCCGTCAGGAAAAAACCGCCCTATTGCCGGGGAGGGCCGGCAGGATCGCGCTGCCCGCCATCGAGATTCCCTGGTGGAACACCCGGAGCGACCGCATGGAGGTGGCCAGGCTGCCGGAACAAACCCTGACCGTCACCGGCGCCGCCGGCGAACCCGCACCCACCGCGCCGCCGGCCGCAGAGCCTGCGCCCGCGGAGGCTTTTCCCGCGGTTTCCCGGAAGCCGGACGCGGCGAACCCGGCGGTTCCTGCTGCCCAGCTCACAGCCGACCCCTGGTTCTGGAGCACCCTGGTGGCTGCTATCGGCTGGTTGCTTACGGCCCTGTTCTGGCTGCGTGCTCGCCATTCCCCGGCTTCGCCCGCGCAGGACGGCGAGCAGGCGGAGCTTCCGGGGCTTCGGGCCGCCACGCGTGCGGCGAAAGAGGCCTGTGGGACGGGAGATCCGACGCGTGCGCGCGATGCCCTGCTGGTCTGGGCGGCGGCGCGTTGGCCGAAGGATGCGCCAAGCTCCCTGGCCGCATTGGCGCGGCACACCGGCGGCGAGCTGGCTCAAGCAATCGCTGAACTGGAGCGGGCGCTGTACAGCCGTTCCGGCAGCAGCTGGAATGGCGAGACCCTCGGCAAGTTGATCGCTGAGCCACAGCGGGGAGACGCGCAGACTCAGAAGGCGCCGGATCTGGAGCCCTTGTATCGCAGTTGA